CAATCGCCCGTCCCGGTCGAAAGGTTTCCATGCGGGTTGAGTTCGAAGAGGCAATCGTCAATGCACCAGGCCCCGACATTGTGATCTTCGATCTCCAACTCCTGGTCTACGATCCCGATGGCGACAAGCTGGTCTTGCGATCAGGTGACGAGCGTCAGAACCGCCCTACATTGACTGTCGAGCAGTTCGATATTGGACTGAACTCCCCGTATGCGCTCGACCTCTTTCCTCATTGCACGTATCGCGCGCAGGAAGCCACCCGTTCGATCGACGACCTGAAGCAAAACGCGTTCATTCATGGTCGTCAGATCAACATCGATGCACGTGCCCTCGCGGTCGCGATCGATTTAAGCGACCTCGGCTATGAGGAAGGTGAGTCGCTGCAGAGGCTCGAATTTCTAAACACTTCAGGCGGTATCGATCCAGTCCTCATCGTCGGCTTGCGACCGTAAGCGTTCTCGGGGCTGACGACGTCGGCCCCGCCGGGGCGTTTGGGGTTGAGGGCGGTCTTCGTGGCGTCATCTGTTCTCGGGGCTGACGCCCCGAGCTAACGACGTCGGCCCCGCCGGGGCGTTTGGGGATGAGGATGGTTTTCGTGGCGCCATCTGTTCTCGGGGCTGACGCCCCGAGCTAACGACGCCGGCCCCGTCGGGGCGTTTGGGGTGATGGCGGTTGCTCGTGGAGTGATGCCGTGGGTAGCCCAAAGATTCGATACGCGTGGAGATTCTTCCGCCCAAATCACCCCGCACCAAATCACCCCGCACCAAATCACCCCGCACCAAATCACCCCGCACCAAGTCACCCCGCACCAAGTCACCCCGCACCAATCATCCCGCACCAATCATCCTGCTTCCTCTCCCTCTCCTCTATGCATAGACACGGATTGAAGATAGGTTTGGATGCTCGCGTCGGGAGATTGATTCGGACCATGCGATGGCTGGCCGTAGCGCGATCGCAGGAAGCGAAACTCGGGTTGCAGTGAGGCGGGCGAAGTCGATGGGGGATGATGTGGATCGGCGGCGAAGTCGATCTCGACGAAGTGCTGCAAGTCGTCGAAGTCCAAGTCGCGGCCGGATCGCCCAAGGCAGATGGCGTAGTCGTCGCGGAGTGCTTCCCAGTTGCTTGGCCATGTGTCGCCATTGGCTTTCATGTGCTCGATGCACATCGACGCGACAAACTGGGACGCATTAAAACTGGTGACGCGACGAATCGTCTGATAGACATTCCGCAGGCCGAGGCAGATCGCAGCGACGCTGACAACCGCCAGCAACAGCGTGCGAAGCTGGAACCGCGTTACATGCTAGCCCACCGACTGCCGGCGTAGCGGTCGTTCAACAGGTTGCGAGCCGCGACGGCGCGGTCGGTCTTCTTCACTTGCTCCCAAAGCTTGCTCAATTGATACAGCGCTTCGGCGTGGATCTCGGGTTGATCATAAAACAGCACGTCGACGTGCAGGTAGGCCATCAGAGCTTCCTTGGGCTTGTTGGCTTTCAAGTAGCAGGCCCCTAGCGCGTTGTAGGCGCGGCCAAATAGTTCCGCGTCCGATTCGTCGCTTTCGGCAATCAACTTTTCGATCTTGGCGATCGATGCGTCGGGCGATCCCGTCTCCGCTTGGCAGCGAGCCACGCCGACTTGAGCCAACAACTGCTGTCGTTTGATTTCAGCTGTCGCTGCGGAAACTCCCGCCAACGAAGCAAACTTCTTCTCCGCCCCAGCAAAATCTTTCTGCGCCATCAAGGCGCGGGCTTCCAGCATCACCGCGTGCATCTTGTAGTCGGGCCAAGGGGCTTGAGCGGAGATCGCGCCGTAATATTTGATCGCTTCAGGGTATTTGCCCAATGCCACCGCGAGATCGCCGAGCGTTTCGGCAGCCGTGAAGAAGTGATGGCTCTTGGAGGCCTTGCGGACAAAGGCGAGCATCGACGAAGCAGCCCGCCCTTTGTCGCCACCGCTGGAAAGAGCCAACCGCCCCTCGCACAACGCCAAGTAGAATTGCAGATCTTGCAAAATGATTGGTCGCGTGACACTGGCTGGATTGATCTTCTTCAATTCGTCCATCGCCGATTGATAATCGCCCGCCAAAACCCGCGCCCGAGCTTGCTTCAATTCCGCCGGATCCTCCTTGAATCCAAGCCGACGGATTTCGTTGACGGCGATCTCGCGATCGGTCCCCTGGACCTTGATCGTGACCGCCGTTGGCGTCGAACCAACAAACTCGCCATTCATCGGCGTGCCACGCAGCGGATAGACTTGGTCGAATTGCGCGGTTGCGACACCAGGCAGCCCCAATAACATCACAAACGCCATACACTTGATCGAAGCAGGAAGACCGATCGACCGACAAACGGAACGGCGTTGCTGTGGCGAACACATATCTTCAGCGGTCCGCAACGGAGAACCGTGCATCCGAGCCATCAAGCTAGTCCCATTCAAATCGAGGTTGTGAAAACTCATTTACTTTCTCCGCTGTCCGCTTCGTTTGCTGGTTGTTCGATCTTTGGAAGTCCGACGGCTGGCTTGCCCATCGCGGTCTGCACTTCCTTTAATGTTTCGTCGTATTTGGCTGGCCACTGATCGCCACCCAAAGTGGGATACAATTTCTGCGTCTGGGATAGGCTGCGCTCCGCCTTGGACAACAGCGTGTCCTTTTCGGCCCCCTGTCGCGACGCAGCCAACGCCAACGCCAACGCGCTGCGGGCGTATTCGTAACGTGCTTCGTAAAATGTGTTGCGAAATTGTGGGTAGGTGATCGTCGTCTTGGCGATCTTGGCCCATCCCCAAACCGATACGGCATCGCTGCCGGGCCCATTCATCGCGTCGAAATATTTGTCAGCATCCTGCTGGCCCCAGTCTTGCAGCAACTTTGCCGCTTCGACCTGCACGTTCAACATCATCGCATTTTTTGCCAACACCTCTTCGAAGATCGCCAGCGCTGCACCGAAGTTGCCCGTCGTGGCTTGCACCTGAGCCATCCGCAATTTGATCTGCGTCGCGGTCCCCTCGGGCAGATCGGGACGCTGCAACATGTTCTCGAACGCGGCAATCGATTGATCGTAATACTTCTTCGCATCGGGACCGATCTCGCCGTCGGTCGTGAATCCAGCTCCCAAACTGGAGAAGGTTTCGGCGACCCAGTTCAAAACGTTCAGGTCGCTCGATCCGCTGCTCAGCTGTTCCAGAAACGCTTCGAAAACAACCGACAACGCTCGCTTGTCGTCATCCGACTGAGCGGCTTTCATCTGGCGTTCGATGTCTTGAGCCAAGCTAATGTAGACACTCAACATCCGCTGCGTGCCCGCTTCGTCGTCGGCAACCGCCTGTTGCATCGACGTCATCACGCCTTTGGCTTTCTCCATCATCGCGTCGCCGTTGTCGCCCAACGAACCGATATAGGCACGAAGCGCGGTCCGGTAGGTCTCTTCGACCATCACCGGATTGCTGACCGATGGATCCTTTTTATCG
Above is a genomic segment from Rosistilla ulvae containing:
- a CDS encoding tetratricopeptide repeat protein, translating into MSFHNLDLNGTSLMARMHGSPLRTAEDMCSPQQRRSVCRSIGLPASIKCMAFVMLLGLPGVATAQFDQVYPLRGTPMNGEFVGSTPTAVTIKVQGTDREIAVNEIRRLGFKEDPAELKQARARVLAGDYQSAMDELKKINPASVTRPIILQDLQFYLALCEGRLALSSGGDKGRAASSMLAFVRKASKSHHFFTAAETLGDLAVALGKYPEAIKYYGAISAQAPWPDYKMHAVMLEARALMAQKDFAGAEKKFASLAGVSAATAEIKRQQLLAQVGVARCQAETGSPDASIAKIEKLIAESDESDAELFGRAYNALGACYLKANKPKEALMAYLHVDVLFYDQPEIHAEALYQLSKLWEQVKKTDRAVAARNLLNDRYAGSRWASM